Proteins encoded together in one Peribacillus asahii window:
- a CDS encoding YebC/PmpR family DNA-binding transcriptional regulator, which produces MGRKWNNIKEKKASKDANTSRIYAKFGREIYVAAKQGEPDPESNGALKVVLERAKTYNVPKTIIERAIEKAKGGSDETYDELRYEGFGPNGSMVIVDALTNNVNRTASDVRAAFGKNGGNMGVSGSVAYMFDSTAVFGIEGKTADETLELLMEADVDVRDIIEEEESVIVYAEPDQFHAVQEAFKNVGITEFTVAELTMLAQNDVTLDADAQAQFEKMIDALEDLEDVQQVYHNVDLGE; this is translated from the coding sequence ATGGGTCGTAAGTGGAACAATATTAAAGAAAAAAAAGCGTCAAAAGATGCTAATACAAGTCGGATTTATGCAAAATTTGGCCGTGAAATTTATGTAGCTGCGAAGCAAGGTGAACCAGATCCAGAATCAAATGGTGCTTTAAAAGTTGTACTTGAACGTGCAAAAACGTATAACGTACCAAAAACGATTATCGAACGTGCAATTGAAAAAGCAAAAGGCGGTTCAGATGAAACATATGACGAGCTTCGTTATGAAGGTTTCGGGCCAAACGGATCAATGGTTATCGTGGATGCATTAACAAATAACGTAAACCGAACTGCATCAGACGTACGTGCTGCATTCGGTAAAAATGGCGGAAACATGGGTGTAAGTGGTTCTGTTGCCTATATGTTTGATAGCACAGCTGTTTTCGGTATTGAGGGAAAAACAGCAGATGAGACACTTGAATTATTAATGGAAGCCGATGTAGATGTACGTGATATTATAGAAGAAGAGGAATCAGTCATTGTTTACGCTGAACCTGATCAGTTCCATGCTGTACAAGAAGCATTTAAAAATGTTGGCATCACTGAATTTACAGTAGCTGAATTAACAATGCTGGCACAAAATGACGTAACACTTGACGCGGATGCACAAGCACAATTTGAAAAAATGATTGACGCATTAGAAGATTTAGAAGATGTGCAGCAAGTGTACCATAACGTAGATTTAGGAGAATAA
- a CDS encoding polyamine ABC transporter substrate-binding protein, with translation MKKIMSLCIVLLLLAMTACSPSAPKSNQASTSSKESNKQITIAGNGGKIEKVIREEIAPKFEAETGIKVNYLAGLSGEILSKLELQKNAPKIDIALFVPLDVYRANEKGLIDSVDETSVPNLKNLDSKYVAFENLTTPVFGLVIAPAYNTKTFEQNGIKPIESWNDLARADYKGKTAFADISNDWGFNSLYSLALANGGNEDNLEPGLKKAKELAGYSATFYKNSTQMMPALQQGAADVTVMGSYVTADLAVNSGVPLKMVVPKEGVYMNAFNAGLVKNTPNKEAAIEFINYLISEEAQKATADQGFYPVVQGISIPEKYEEVIGLKDTDKIYTFDIKKLAESRAEWTDRWSKEVTPQLGTLVKK, from the coding sequence ATGAAAAAAATAATGAGCTTATGTATTGTTCTGCTGCTACTTGCAATGACTGCTTGTTCACCTAGTGCACCGAAATCTAATCAAGCAAGTACATCTAGCAAGGAGAGCAATAAACAGATCACGATAGCAGGAAATGGCGGGAAAATTGAAAAAGTCATTCGTGAGGAAATTGCTCCTAAGTTTGAAGCAGAAACAGGGATTAAAGTGAATTATCTGGCAGGTTTATCAGGTGAAATTTTATCTAAACTAGAATTACAGAAAAACGCTCCAAAGATTGATATTGCGTTATTTGTGCCACTTGATGTATACCGTGCTAATGAAAAAGGTTTGATTGATTCAGTTGATGAAACAAGTGTTCCTAATCTGAAAAATTTAGATTCTAAATATGTAGCATTTGAGAATCTGACTACTCCGGTATTTGGACTTGTTATTGCTCCTGCTTATAATACGAAGACGTTTGAACAGAATGGAATCAAACCAATTGAATCATGGAATGATTTAGCTCGAGCTGATTATAAAGGAAAAACAGCTTTTGCTGATATTTCAAATGACTGGGGCTTTAATAGTTTATATTCGCTTGCTTTAGCAAACGGAGGTAACGAGGATAATCTTGAACCAGGATTAAAAAAGGCAAAGGAACTAGCTGGATATTCGGCTACTTTTTATAAAAATTCAACACAAATGATGCCAGCTTTACAGCAGGGAGCGGCTGATGTGACAGTAATGGGAAGTTATGTAACGGCTGATTTGGCTGTGAATTCAGGTGTGCCGTTAAAAATGGTTGTACCAAAAGAAGGCGTATATATGAATGCATTTAATGCAGGATTGGTGAAGAACACACCTAATAAAGAAGCTGCCATCGAATTTATTAACTACTTAATTAGTGAAGAAGCTCAAAAAGCGACTGCTGATCAAGGATTCTATCCAGTTGTTCAAGGAATAAGTATTCCAGAAAAATATGAAGAAGTAATAGGATTAAAAGATACTGATAAAATATATACATTTGATATTAAGAAGCTAGCAGAATCTCGTGCTGAATGGACGGATCGTTGGTCTAAGGAAGTCACACCACAGTTAGGAACATTAGTGAAAAAGTAG
- a CDS encoding ABC transporter permease: protein MEPIRNYVNEEVKNQPPIADVPKRVKKRKKKKTWMPGLLLLTPILLFVFGFFIVPMLYILYLSFIVTDDMGATDAVYSFQNYIQFFTDSYYLSSLWITVKISLYTVGLCLFLAYPVALTMAKSSPRVRGYIALLIASPLLVSIVVRNFGWYLLLLPNGTINQLLIDLGLITAPLELLFSEIGVIIGLSNAYLPFMILAIATSLYNIDPSLEKASAILGASPLRNFFSVTLPLSLPGIVSGCVLVFSLSMSSYVTPALMGGANVPMMPVVAYDQINNLLRWTFGSAISYVLLATTLITVIAVTRGFELSKFKEVFR from the coding sequence ATGGAACCCATCAGAAATTATGTTAATGAAGAAGTAAAAAATCAGCCACCTATTGCGGATGTACCAAAAAGAGTGAAAAAGAGAAAGAAAAAGAAAACTTGGATGCCAGGTCTTCTTCTTCTTACCCCTATCCTATTGTTTGTCTTTGGTTTCTTTATTGTTCCAATGCTGTATATTTTATATTTGAGTTTTATTGTAACGGATGATATGGGAGCTACAGACGCTGTGTATAGTTTTCAAAATTATATTCAATTCTTTACGGATAGCTATTATTTATCTTCTTTATGGATAACGGTGAAAATCAGTTTATATACAGTAGGACTTTGTTTATTCCTTGCTTATCCAGTAGCATTAACAATGGCGAAAAGTTCACCGCGTGTGCGTGGTTATATTGCTTTATTAATAGCTTCTCCTTTGTTAGTAAGTATTGTTGTACGTAATTTTGGTTGGTATTTGTTATTACTGCCAAATGGAACGATTAATCAATTACTGATTGACCTTGGACTCATTACTGCGCCGCTTGAGCTCCTGTTTTCTGAGATAGGTGTTATCATTGGTTTATCTAATGCGTATTTACCATTTATGATTTTAGCCATTGCGACAAGTTTATATAATATTGATCCATCTTTAGAGAAGGCGAGTGCCATTCTTGGAGCAAGCCCATTACGTAACTTCTTTTCTGTTACACTTCCATTAAGCTTGCCGGGAATCGTTTCCGGTTGTGTATTAGTATTTAGCTTGTCAATGAGTTCTTATGTGACGCCGGCTCTTATGGGAGGCGCTAATGTTCCAATGATGCCAGTTGTTGCCTATGATCAAATTAATAATTTACTTCGATGGACGTTTGGTTCAGCCATTTCGTATGTGTTATTAGCAACAACATTGATTACGGTTATTGCAGTTACACGTGGTTTTGAATTAAGTAAGTTTAAGGAGGTATTCCGATAA
- a CDS encoding ABC transporter ATP-binding protein: MQATQNDVQIKGAFKQFGSSVVLNGIDLEVKQGELLTLLGPSGCGKTTTLNLIAGFLEADAGEVFIKGKNVTKVPPYKRDLGMVFQTYSLFPHMTVYENLSFGLKLRKVPKADQEAKISRALKLVKMLGLEHRYPRELSGGQRQRVAIARALVVEPELLLLDEPLSNLDAKLRHELRVEIKRLQKEIGVTTIFVTHDQEEALSMSDRVVVMNGGKIEQISSPTDIYNHPNTEFVFNFIGKANSFEGKVTDVDRQRITVQMGQDITHVDVKNIMGIDRACAVGDEVKLYIRPEKIHIVSKEEVGQAFIELHKAKVTQINYLGTSWEVDVNMLGKSIQILTSDYNSTWQVGSEVYVGWNPSEIMLMKK; this comes from the coding sequence ATGCAGGCCACCCAAAATGATGTACAAATTAAAGGAGCTTTTAAACAGTTCGGATCAAGTGTTGTGCTAAATGGAATCGATTTAGAGGTAAAACAGGGTGAATTACTGACACTTTTAGGACCTTCTGGTTGTGGAAAAACAACGACTTTAAATTTAATCGCAGGATTTCTTGAAGCCGATGCCGGTGAGGTGTTTATTAAAGGAAAAAATGTAACAAAAGTGCCGCCTTACAAACGTGATTTAGGAATGGTTTTTCAAACGTATTCTCTTTTTCCTCATATGACTGTTTATGAAAATCTTAGCTTCGGTTTAAAGCTGCGTAAAGTTCCAAAGGCAGATCAAGAAGCAAAGATTTCTCGTGCGCTGAAGCTTGTGAAAATGTTGGGGTTAGAACATCGTTATCCGCGTGAATTATCAGGTGGACAACGTCAACGTGTAGCTATTGCCCGTGCACTGGTGGTTGAGCCTGAATTGTTATTGTTAGATGAGCCTCTGTCTAACTTAGATGCGAAATTACGCCACGAATTACGTGTAGAGATAAAGCGTTTACAAAAAGAAATCGGTGTCACGACCATCTTTGTTACACATGATCAAGAGGAAGCGCTTTCGATGTCTGATCGAGTAGTTGTAATGAATGGCGGGAAAATAGAGCAAATTAGCTCTCCAACCGATATTTATAATCATCCAAATACAGAGTTTGTCTTCAATTTTATTGGAAAAGCAAATTCTTTTGAAGGGAAAGTGACAGACGTAGATCGTCAACGAATCACTGTACAGATGGGTCAAGATATTACACATGTTGATGTGAAAAATATAATGGGTATCGATCGTGCATGTGCTGTTGGGGATGAAGTAAAATTATATATTCGACCAGAAAAGATTCATATCGTTTCAAAAGAAGAAGTGGGACAAGCCTTCATCGAACTTCATAAAGCGAAAGTAACACAAATTAACTACTTGGGCACGTCGTGGGAAGTTGATGTGAATATGTTGGGAAAATCAATTCAAATTTTGACATCTGATTACAATTCTACATGGCAAGTAGGAAGTGAGGTGTATGTTGGATGGAACCCATCAGAAATTATGTTAATGAAGAAGTAA
- a CDS encoding catalase → MAENKDMNASHEQDVNRETLTTRQGHPVMDNQNIRTIGDRGPATLENYHFIEKISHFDREEIPERVVHARGTGAFGYFETYGKVGDEPVEKYTRAKVFSGVGKKTPLMVRFSTVAGAKDSPETARDPRGFAVKMYTEDGNWDLVGNNLKIFFIRDAMKFPDMIHAFKADPASNVSNPQRMFDFVSRTPEATHMITFLFSPWGIPATYRHMQGSGVNTYKWVNEKGEAVLVKYHWEPKQGIRNLTQEEANEIQAKNVGHATQDLYEAIEQGDYPEWELFVQIMEDDYHPELDFDPLDDTKLWPEDKFPWLTVGRMVLDRNPVDFHAEIEQAAFGTGVLVDGMDFSDDKMLQGRTFSYSDTQRYRIGANYLKLPSNAPKVPVRTNQHRGQMDIRDPKESGENPHINYEPSMLGGYQEASKEKRAPHQPVYNAAAMSAPIDRPNNYGQAGHTYRSFEDWERDELIKNLSEALAVCDKRIQDAMIEHFTQADEDYGRRVKDGIAEKMKELRKENKVPGREAGSSKFGQGSLAANEATEDAVKKSHEADPY, encoded by the coding sequence TTGGCAGAGAACAAAGACATGAATGCTTCACATGAACAAGACGTGAATCGTGAGACGCTGACAACGCGCCAAGGCCATCCTGTGATGGATAATCAAAACATCCGTACCATTGGTGATCGCGGTCCAGCTACGCTTGAAAATTACCATTTCATTGAAAAGATTTCCCACTTTGATCGTGAAGAGATACCAGAGCGTGTAGTACACGCACGAGGGACGGGCGCATTTGGATATTTTGAAACATACGGAAAGGTCGGAGATGAACCAGTAGAGAAGTATACTCGCGCAAAAGTATTTTCGGGTGTCGGGAAGAAAACGCCGCTAATGGTTCGCTTTTCTACAGTAGCTGGAGCGAAAGATTCGCCAGAAACAGCACGAGATCCGCGCGGCTTTGCGGTAAAAATGTATACGGAAGATGGCAACTGGGATCTAGTTGGGAATAACTTGAAAATTTTCTTTATCCGTGATGCGATGAAGTTCCCTGATATGATTCATGCGTTTAAAGCGGATCCGGCTTCGAACGTGTCAAATCCTCAGCGGATGTTTGACTTCGTTTCCCGTACACCTGAGGCAACGCATATGATTACATTCTTATTCTCGCCATGGGGGATTCCTGCGACATACCGCCACATGCAGGGTTCTGGTGTAAACACCTATAAATGGGTAAATGAAAAAGGCGAGGCTGTGTTGGTGAAGTATCACTGGGAGCCGAAGCAAGGGATTCGTAACTTAACACAAGAAGAGGCAAACGAGATTCAAGCGAAGAACGTCGGTCATGCGACACAAGATTTATATGAAGCAATTGAGCAAGGAGATTATCCAGAATGGGAGCTCTTTGTGCAGATTATGGAGGATGACTATCATCCGGAACTCGATTTTGATCCGCTCGATGATACGAAACTTTGGCCAGAGGATAAGTTTCCATGGTTGACGGTGGGGCGGATGGTCCTTGATCGAAATCCAGTCGATTTTCATGCGGAGATTGAACAAGCTGCCTTCGGTACAGGGGTTCTTGTCGATGGAATGGACTTCTCAGATGATAAAATGCTGCAAGGCCGTACATTCTCTTATTCCGATACGCAGCGATATCGTATAGGTGCGAACTATCTAAAATTGCCTTCAAACGCACCGAAAGTACCTGTTCGCACGAATCAACATCGCGGCCAAATGGATATCCGTGACCCAAAAGAATCTGGAGAAAATCCACATATTAACTATGAGCCATCGATGCTCGGCGGGTATCAAGAAGCAAGTAAAGAAAAACGTGCACCGCATCAACCGGTGTATAATGCGGCAGCAATGAGTGCACCAATTGATCGTCCTAACAACTATGGTCAGGCGGGTCACACGTATCGCAGCTTTGAGGATTGGGAGCGTGATGAACTGATTAAAAACCTATCCGAAGCACTTGCCGTATGTGACAAACGAATTCAAGATGCCATGATTGAGCATTTTACACAAGCCGATGAAGACTATGGTCGCCGTGTAAAGGATGGTATCGCAGAGAAAATGAAAGAATTGAGGAAGGAAAACAAAGTTCCAGGCCGAGAAGCAGGCAGCTCGAAATTTGGTCAAGGTTCATTAGCTGCGAACGAAGCAACAGAGGATGCTGTAAAGAAAAGCCACGAAGCGGATCCCTATTAA
- a CDS encoding ABC transporter permease codes for MKYLGKIRLGVAVISIIYILIPLIVIIPASFTSANYPSFPAQGFSFQWYTMLLDRPEFIEALWNSVKFAVLAAFFSVLFGTLGALALAKYDIPGKSYITSILTAPLSVPQLVLGIALLIYFTPMMLSGTSTGFLIAHTVICIPYVIRLVLTGLSGFDYNLERAAAILGAGPATVFWKVTLPLIRPAIISGGLFAFLTSFDNVTISLFMVSSDMRTLPIEIFSQMQDSYNPLVASVSSVVIFISVILIVILEKLQGVGKAFGGSH; via the coding sequence ATGAAGTATTTAGGGAAAATTCGTTTAGGAGTGGCTGTCATCAGTATTATTTATATACTTATTCCACTCATTGTTATTATCCCAGCCTCCTTTACAAGTGCGAACTATCCAAGCTTTCCAGCACAAGGATTTTCGTTTCAGTGGTACACGATGCTTTTAGATCGTCCAGAGTTTATCGAAGCATTATGGAATAGTGTGAAATTTGCCGTATTAGCTGCTTTTTTCTCTGTTTTATTCGGAACATTGGGTGCACTAGCTCTTGCGAAGTATGATATTCCAGGAAAATCGTATATTACATCCATTTTGACTGCACCACTAAGTGTGCCGCAGTTAGTGTTAGGGATTGCTTTGCTGATTTACTTTACACCGATGATGTTATCTGGTACATCAACAGGCTTTCTAATCGCCCATACTGTCATTTGTATTCCGTATGTGATTCGCCTTGTTCTAACAGGATTGAGCGGGTTTGATTACAATCTTGAACGGGCGGCTGCCATTCTAGGGGCGGGCCCTGCTACGGTATTTTGGAAAGTAACGCTGCCATTAATTCGCCCAGCTATTATCTCAGGTGGACTATTTGCTTTTTTAACATCATTTGATAATGTAACAATCTCTCTATTTATGGTTTCATCTGATATGCGTACACTTCCGATTGAAATTTTCTCTCAGATGCAAGATTCCTATAATCCATTGGTGGCATCAGTTTCTAGTGTCGTTATCTTTATCTCTGTGATTTTGATTGTGATTTTAGAAAAATTACAAGGAGTAGGAAAAGCATTTGGCGGTTCTCATTAA
- a CDS encoding sigma-54-dependent transcriptional regulator translates to MKPTVLIIDDELAICDSLRFALEDDYYIQTTTNPQEGLAKVQQDMIDIVLLDLRIGSINGLDILKEIKQQAPSTTVIMMTAYASIESSIEAIKQGAYYYIEKPINIEELYLLLSRAVEYKQLSNKVETLHEELEQRRGYNQFLGKSKAMQHVFSIIDRIKDIDSSVLILGESGTGKELVARSIHNTGKRKNGPLEIVNCGAIPEALLESELFGYEKGAFTGATQRKEGKWVAANGGTLFLDEISEMPLPLQVKLLRVLQERELTPLGSNKKIALDVRIVSAANKNLEQMVQEGKFREDLYFRLNVIPLSIPPLRERKEDLSLLIEHFLEKYCLEMNRAKKTFSRAAYQLLLEYGYPGNVRELGNIIEYSVALSINDEITEMELPLSVQTQRSAFATPSNRDNQLQLPIGMTMKEVEKEVIAATLQHCGGHRQKTAQVLQISERSLRDKINAYNLKEKK, encoded by the coding sequence ATGAAACCTACTGTACTTATTATTGATGATGAATTGGCTATATGCGATTCACTTCGATTTGCATTAGAAGATGATTATTATATTCAAACGACAACGAATCCACAAGAAGGCTTAGCGAAAGTTCAACAAGATATGATTGATATTGTTCTATTAGATCTTCGGATAGGCAGTATAAATGGGTTGGACATTTTGAAAGAAATTAAGCAACAAGCACCGTCTACTACAGTGATTATGATGACTGCCTATGCTTCGATTGAATCTTCGATTGAGGCGATTAAACAAGGAGCCTATTACTATATCGAAAAGCCTATTAATATAGAGGAACTTTATTTATTACTGAGCAGGGCTGTTGAATATAAGCAGCTATCTAATAAGGTAGAAACGTTGCATGAAGAGTTGGAACAGCGGCGCGGTTATAATCAATTTTTGGGTAAGAGTAAAGCGATGCAACATGTTTTTTCAATCATTGATCGTATAAAAGATATTGATTCGAGCGTACTTATTTTAGGAGAAAGCGGCACAGGAAAAGAGCTTGTTGCTAGAAGTATTCATAATACAGGGAAGCGTAAAAACGGTCCACTTGAAATTGTCAATTGTGGTGCGATTCCTGAAGCGCTGCTTGAATCAGAATTGTTTGGATATGAAAAAGGCGCATTTACGGGAGCTACACAACGAAAAGAAGGAAAATGGGTAGCGGCAAATGGAGGAACGCTTTTTTTAGATGAAATTAGTGAGATGCCGCTTCCGCTTCAAGTGAAATTATTACGTGTTCTTCAAGAGCGCGAACTGACCCCCTTAGGTTCTAATAAAAAAATTGCATTGGATGTACGAATTGTAAGTGCAGCTAATAAAAATTTAGAACAGATGGTGCAGGAAGGAAAATTTCGTGAAGATTTATATTTTCGTCTTAATGTTATTCCTTTATCTATTCCACCTTTACGTGAAAGAAAGGAAGACCTATCATTACTGATTGAGCACTTTTTGGAAAAATATTGTCTGGAAATGAATCGTGCAAAGAAAACATTTTCTAGAGCGGCTTATCAATTATTGCTAGAGTATGGGTATCCCGGAAATGTACGAGAGCTTGGAAATATTATCGAATATTCGGTTGCTTTATCGATAAATGATGAAATCACGGAAATGGAGCTACCGCTTTCTGTTCAAACACAACGTTCTGCGTTTGCTACACCGTCTAATCGTGACAATCAATTACAACTTCCCATTGGTATGACGATGAAGGAAGTAGAGAAAGAAGTGATTGCTGCAACGCTTCAGCATTGTGGAGGGCATCGACAAAAAACAGCGCAAGTTCTTCAAATTTCCGAAAGAAGCTTACGAGATAAAATTAATGCTTATAATCTTAAGGAGAAAAAGTAG
- a CDS encoding aspartate aminotransferase family protein, which produces MKQSSLIKPVLGGVYPMISHGKGIFLYDQTGKDYLDASSGAVTANIGHGVQEINEAMMKQASEVSYVYRSQFTSEAAEQLADKIASLTKGDLQYSFFVNSGSEATETALKIAIQYWQEQNKPQKQKIISRWMSYHGITLGALSMSGHPIRRERFSTLLESYPTISPPYYYRCPYNVDNYTYGQMCANELETAIRRIGADQIAAFIAEPIIGAAGAAIVPPDGYWERLKQICVEHDILFIADEVMTGFGRTGKMLASEHWGVEPDIVTFGKGMSGGYTPIAATVMTDKVMEPIMTGSKLIIGGHTLSANPLSCAVSLAVLNYVEKHNLADRTAETGAYLMKQIQARQERFSFIGDVRGKGLLIGIEFVQNQQTKEPLPKHIDATNEIIKLGMQHGIIVYPAAAGLDGVTGAAIIIAPPLTISLGECDELLSRLDQVFYAFRAKLARE; this is translated from the coding sequence GTGAAACAGTCTTCCTTAATTAAGCCTGTCCTTGGCGGTGTTTATCCAATGATTAGTCATGGAAAGGGTATTTTTTTGTATGATCAAACAGGCAAGGATTATTTAGATGCTTCTTCAGGTGCAGTAACTGCGAATATCGGTCACGGCGTACAAGAAATTAATGAGGCGATGATGAAGCAAGCGAGCGAGGTTTCTTATGTGTATCGTTCGCAGTTTACGAGTGAAGCGGCTGAGCAGTTGGCAGATAAAATTGCCTCGTTAACAAAAGGGGATTTACAATACAGTTTTTTTGTCAATAGTGGCTCTGAGGCAACGGAAACGGCTTTAAAAATTGCGATTCAATATTGGCAGGAGCAAAATAAACCGCAAAAACAAAAAATTATTTCGAGATGGATGAGCTATCACGGTATTACGCTAGGTGCGTTATCGATGTCTGGTCATCCTATTCGTCGTGAACGCTTTTCGACGTTATTAGAATCTTATCCAACCATATCTCCTCCATATTATTATCGTTGTCCATACAATGTTGATAATTATACGTATGGTCAAATGTGCGCCAATGAATTAGAGACGGCTATACGCCGCATTGGAGCTGATCAAATTGCTGCTTTTATTGCTGAACCGATTATCGGTGCAGCTGGTGCGGCCATTGTGCCGCCGGATGGCTATTGGGAGAGATTAAAACAGATTTGCGTAGAACATGATATTTTATTTATTGCAGATGAAGTGATGACAGGCTTTGGTCGGACAGGAAAAATGCTTGCGTCTGAACATTGGGGAGTGGAGCCGGATATTGTGACATTTGGAAAGGGGATGAGCGGTGGATACACACCGATTGCTGCTACGGTAATGACGGATAAAGTAATGGAGCCGATTATGACAGGCTCAAAATTGATTATTGGCGGTCATACATTGAGTGCGAATCCCCTTTCTTGTGCGGTCTCTTTGGCAGTACTTAATTATGTAGAAAAGCATAATCTTGCAGATCGGACAGCTGAAACAGGCGCTTATTTAATGAAGCAGATACAGGCACGACAAGAACGCTTTTCCTTCATTGGGGATGTTCGAGGGAAGGGACTGTTAATCGGAATAGAATTTGTTCAAAATCAACAAACGAAGGAGCCGTTGCCTAAACATATAGATGCGACAAACGAAATAATTAAGCTTGGTATGCAGCATGGAATTATTGTTTATCCAGCTGCTGCAGGATTAGACGGGGTCACAGGAGCAGCCATTATTATTGCTCCACCATTAACGATTTCACTTGGAGAATGCGATGAGTTGTTATCTCGATTGGATCAAGTATTTTATGCTTTTCGAGCGAAATTAGCAAGGGAATGA